A part of Miscanthus floridulus cultivar M001 chromosome 6, ASM1932011v1, whole genome shotgun sequence genomic DNA contains:
- the LOC136460572 gene encoding uncharacterized protein has protein sequence MLKIWVHKISSQSLSRLSVKNCEFSGDICTQILAPNLSSLLLDVRFGRLPYFPSAVLLVKAYIRLDQYCRDRCWHSNFEHCAHDTCVDCYGNNDRSAKCVLLRGLSNAKNLELAVHSVYIQNRAVAIFKRDMKLCPIFSNLKTLVLNGWAVACELDALICFLQHAPILEKITLQLNGLNYNVEMRESCSSIEKIALSEHLKLVEVRCQKIAENVHKFVDILNAYGITSDIINIMEMDG, from the exons ATGCT CAAAATTTGGGTCCACAAGATATCTTCCCAATCACTAAGTCGTCTAAGTGTCAAGAATTGTGAGTTTTCTGGTGATATATGCACTCAGATTTTGGCACCAAATCTATCATCACTTCTACTGGACGTGCGTTTTGGCAGGCTTCCTTACTTTCCAAGTGCAGTGCTGCTAGTGAAAGCATATATCAGACTTGATCAGTACTGTAGGGATCGCTGTTGGCACAGCAACTTTGAACATTGTGCTCATGATACATGTGTTGATTGCTATGGTAATAATGACAGGAGTGCCAAGTGTGTGCTTCTTAGAGGCTTGTCCAATGCTAAAAATTTGGAGCTGGCAGTTCATTCAGTCTACATTCAGAATCGTGCAGTG GCCATTTTCAAGCGAGATATGAAATTGTGCCCCATATTTAGCAACTTAAAGACTTTGGTGCTCAATGGGTGGGCTGTGGCCTGTGAACTCGATGCACTAATTTGTTTCCTCCAGCATGCGCCGATCCTAGAGAAGATCACTCTTCAACTTAAT GGGCTTAACTATAATGTggaaatgagagaaagttgtagTTCAATTGAAAAAATTGCTCTGTCTGAGCACCTTAAATTAGTCGAAGTCAGATGCCAAAAGATTGCTGAAAATGTTCACAAATTTGTGGATATCTTGAATGCCTATGGCATAACTTCTGATATAATCAATATCATGGAGATGGATGGCTGA